Proteins from one Halovivax limisalsi genomic window:
- a CDS encoding DUF5791 family protein, giving the protein MFSDQRLSVPDRPEALREEYLRTFGSIVDSVGVDRAAAETPLDRATLEALVDGESPSLSLEAASELQALEANAPDPETIRIEACEHLLLGMSTAVLDVETLAAAVELDLDPKEIQQKLERRAAMSFDEFVHLQHAIGDRAP; this is encoded by the coding sequence ATGTTCTCCGATCAACGGCTGTCGGTGCCCGATCGGCCCGAGGCGCTTCGCGAGGAATATCTTCGAACGTTCGGCTCGATCGTCGACTCGGTGGGCGTCGATCGCGCCGCGGCGGAGACGCCACTCGATCGAGCGACCCTCGAGGCGCTTGTCGACGGCGAGTCGCCGTCGCTCTCGCTCGAAGCGGCGAGCGAACTCCAGGCGCTGGAAGCGAACGCGCCGGATCCGGAGACGATCCGCATCGAAGCCTGCGAGCACCTCTTGCTCGGAATGTCGACGGCGGTACTCGACGTCGAAACGCTCGCGGCCGCTGTCGAACTCGACCTCGATCCGAAGGAGATCCAGCAGAAACTCGAACGACGGGCGGCCATGTCGTTCGACGAGTTCGTCCACCTCCAGCACGCGATCGGTGATCGGGCGCCCTGA
- a CDS encoding glycoside hydrolase: MTGTWRGGIVESSAAGEPPAATEWYEVSVPGRAERFAGESAPIVYERRFPDPRREDGDRALLTLLDVLGRVRVWLNGTQLAAVDRPVGPVSVPFDPEPENLLRIVCEPNATVEALAQQGTVPATDLVPGIRGSVTVSRRPSTVLTGLSVTPTVTDDGATLDVTVDVDAAEPVDDVLNFSLRPDGFRGGGSMDRTPIEADAGDRLSIRKAIEVRDPSLWWPRELGPQHRYTLRVKLGEQSLERTVGLCDVDRDADGFLVNGRRVAARGLTVRPGAADADAVAAAVDANATVLRLPAFLAPASFYEACDESGVLVWQGLPEPTPIDADRATETVRTVVDRFGHHPSLAALTVADRGMEDLTAPLGTGTLSKLRLRYRAWRRDADRGGADAVAAEIPDGVASVPTIGPPGADADALSAWPGWAYLDASAAEWLLTKYSPRGRVLAGFGAATDVESDDPTFPGAAAVGTSRDLPDEDADGYQRHVLKTVAEAARYRGYGGVVADTLVDAGNGDAGICRADRSRKSAFDALAASFEPIQAVTVGPPAAGGSVQLAICNDTPDAVETTVSWTAGDRSGSAGASVDPHAVTDVESISIPSDASTLELVVETDDRIVNRYDL; this comes from the coding sequence ATGACCGGTACGTGGCGCGGCGGAATCGTCGAGTCGTCGGCGGCAGGTGAGCCGCCCGCGGCTACGGAGTGGTACGAGGTGTCGGTTCCCGGTCGGGCCGAACGGTTCGCCGGGGAGTCGGCGCCGATCGTCTACGAGCGCCGGTTTCCGGACCCCCGACGTGAAGACGGCGATCGCGCGCTCTTGACGCTCCTGGACGTGCTGGGCCGCGTTCGCGTCTGGCTCAACGGCACGCAGCTCGCGGCGGTCGATCGACCCGTCGGGCCCGTTTCCGTTCCGTTCGACCCCGAACCGGAGAACCTCCTCCGGATCGTCTGTGAGCCGAACGCGACCGTCGAGGCCCTCGCCCAGCAGGGGACCGTCCCTGCGACCGACCTCGTCCCCGGCATCAGGGGATCCGTGACGGTTAGTCGGCGCCCGTCGACGGTGCTCACCGGATTGTCGGTCACGCCCACCGTGACCGACGACGGCGCGACGCTCGACGTGACCGTCGACGTCGACGCGGCCGAACCGGTCGACGACGTGCTCAACTTCTCGCTGCGCCCGGACGGCTTTCGCGGCGGCGGGTCGATGGATCGAACGCCAATCGAGGCCGACGCGGGCGACCGGCTGTCGATCCGGAAGGCGATCGAGGTTCGCGATCCGTCGCTGTGGTGGCCGCGCGAACTCGGCCCCCAACACCGGTACACGCTCCGCGTCAAACTCGGCGAGCAGTCCCTCGAGCGGACGGTCGGCCTCTGCGACGTCGACCGCGACGCCGACGGCTTTCTGGTCAACGGCCGTCGCGTCGCCGCCCGCGGGCTGACGGTGCGACCCGGCGCGGCGGACGCCGACGCCGTCGCCGCGGCCGTCGACGCGAACGCGACCGTCCTCCGGCTCCCGGCGTTTCTCGCGCCCGCGTCCTTCTACGAGGCCTGCGACGAGTCGGGCGTCCTCGTCTGGCAGGGCCTGCCCGAACCGACGCCGATCGACGCGGACCGGGCGACCGAGACGGTCCGAACCGTCGTCGATCGATTCGGGCACCACCCGAGCCTGGCGGCGCTTACGGTCGCGGATCGCGGGATGGAGGATCTGACCGCGCCGCTCGGAACCGGTACCCTGTCGAAACTCCGCCTCCGATATCGGGCGTGGCGACGGGACGCCGATCGCGGTGGAGCGGACGCCGTCGCAGCCGAGATCCCGGACGGCGTCGCGTCCGTTCCGACGATCGGCCCGCCGGGCGCCGACGCGGATGCGCTCTCGGCCTGGCCAGGCTGGGCCTACCTCGACGCGTCGGCGGCCGAGTGGCTCCTCACGAAGTACAGCCCGCGCGGGCGCGTGCTCGCCGGGTTCGGCGCGGCCACGGACGTCGAGTCGGACGACCCGACCTTCCCCGGGGCGGCTGCGGTCGGCACCTCGCGCGATCTCCCGGATGAGGACGCGGACGGGTATCAGCGCCACGTGCTGAAGACGGTCGCGGAGGCGGCCCGGTATCGTGGCTACGGCGGCGTCGTCGCGGACACGCTCGTCGACGCCGGGAACGGCGACGCGGGAATCTGTCGCGCGGATCGATCGCGAAAATCGGCGTTCGACGCCCTTGCCGCCTCGTTCGAACCGATTCAGGCCGTCACCGTCGGCCCGCCGGCGGCCGGTGGCTCGGTTCAGTTAGCGATCTGTAACGATACCCCTGACGCGGTGGAGACGACGGTGTCCTGGACCGCAGGGGATCGATCCGGATCAGCCGGTGCGAGCGTCGATCCGCACGCGGTGACCGACGTCGAGTCGATCTCGATTCCGTCCGACGCCTCGACGCTCGAGCTCGTCGTCGAGACGGACGATCGGATCGTCAATCGGTACGACCTCTGA
- a CDS encoding coiled-coil protein, translated as MVDESKNIELTEDDLENKSKGQLIKKAGQLRDRRNELNQMASERASKRDELNSKTREKVDEAQEHREKRDELNEQVQEHKEKRNELNAEANELFDKVDRLKSDLELDEGKDLEALEEEIEQLEFKQQTEVLSTDEERELIEKIEEKREEYADRKEKLEGSDELEDLRAEAEEVRAEASKHHQKVTELADKAQEHHNEMIEAYREADDIRDEADEMHESFVEAQEAADRHHEDFVRVQKRLREMDKQEEEQRKSARDKKKEEAKEEAEEIYQKFKEGETLDTEDLMKLQKTGLL; from the coding sequence ATGGTAGACGAATCGAAAAACATCGAACTGACAGAGGACGACCTCGAAAACAAATCGAAAGGACAGCTCATCAAGAAGGCCGGTCAACTCCGGGATCGGCGAAACGAGCTGAACCAGATGGCTTCTGAACGCGCGTCCAAGCGCGACGAACTCAACTCGAAGACGCGCGAGAAGGTCGACGAGGCCCAGGAGCATCGCGAGAAACGCGACGAACTCAACGAGCAGGTCCAGGAGCACAAAGAGAAGCGAAACGAGCTTAACGCGGAGGCCAACGAACTCTTCGACAAGGTCGACCGCCTCAAATCGGACCTCGAACTCGACGAAGGCAAGGACCTCGAAGCGCTCGAAGAGGAGATCGAGCAACTCGAGTTCAAACAGCAGACCGAGGTTCTCTCGACGGACGAGGAGCGCGAACTCATCGAGAAGATCGAGGAAAAGCGCGAGGAGTACGCCGACCGCAAGGAGAAACTCGAAGGCAGCGACGAACTCGAAGACCTCCGTGCGGAAGCGGAGGAGGTTCGCGCCGAAGCCTCGAAGCACCACCAGAAGGTGACCGAGCTGGCCGACAAGGCCCAGGAACACCACAACGAGATGATCGAGGCCTACCGCGAGGCCGACGATATCCGCGACGAGGCCGACGAGATGCACGAGTCCTTCGTCGAGGCCCAGGAGGCCGCCGACCGCCACCACGAGGACTTCGTGCGCGTCCAGAAGCGACTGCGCGAGATGGACAAGCAGGAAGAAGAACAGCGCAAGTCGGCGCGCGACAAGAAGAAGGAGGAGGCCAAAGAGGAAGCCGAGGAGATCTATCAGAAGTTCAAGGAAGGCGAGACCCTCGACACCGAGGACCTGATGAAGCTCCAGAAGACCGGCTTGCTGTAA
- a CDS encoding HalOD1 output domain-containing protein: MNALDHDAPANPTPPTQTTTVTHDWEGDCSLAVTIVTGIARLADVDPEDVPQIYDQVDPDSLDSLFEPTRRTGDRSDGHLWIPVDDYGVTVHGDGTVVVRSLNHT; the protein is encoded by the coding sequence ATGAACGCACTCGACCACGACGCACCGGCCAATCCGACCCCGCCGACGCAGACGACGACCGTCACCCACGACTGGGAGGGCGATTGTTCGCTGGCCGTGACCATCGTCACCGGCATCGCCAGACTTGCGGACGTCGACCCGGAAGACGTCCCGCAAATCTACGACCAGGTCGACCCCGACAGCCTCGACTCACTGTTCGAGCCGACCCGACGAACCGGCGACCGTTCGGACGGTCACCTCTGGATTCCGGTCGACGACTACGGCGTCACCGTCCACGGTGACGGGACCGTCGTCGTCCGATCGCTGAACCACACCTGA
- a CDS encoding DUF373 family protein, with the protein MTTLVVCLDRNDDVGRKTGLSTPIVGWEAVRALVTDVGLADPEDSGVNALLETLRVAQQLRDENEEVVVAVVSGDRESIVSADRAVAAQIDELVESRGVDSAVVVIDGADDEQLVPIVESRLPVDSVDRVVVRQARDIESTYYLLKQFLGDEELRQTILVPLGLTLLVFPILSSIWSVAEGAAAITTVIGLFLLYKGFNVDDLLTALTIKARESLYAGQISVVTYVVAGGLTLVGLFAGALGVSSLGEPSGLLVRAMQFAFEGVPWIATAALVASAGRLLDELIRDEPLRRSFLNLPFVVVSVGLVVRGFSAYFLQQQDVIEPLTVPGFSIGVLQLSDFAPSPGERLAAYVVVAFVLSIVGVQLTSYLTPPTIDDPDIPERADSD; encoded by the coding sequence GTGACCACGCTGGTCGTCTGTCTGGATCGAAACGACGACGTCGGCCGCAAGACCGGCCTCTCCACGCCCATCGTCGGCTGGGAGGCCGTCCGCGCCCTGGTGACCGACGTCGGGCTCGCCGATCCCGAGGATTCGGGGGTCAACGCGCTCCTCGAGACCCTCCGGGTCGCCCAGCAGCTGCGCGACGAGAACGAGGAGGTCGTCGTCGCGGTCGTCTCGGGCGACCGCGAGTCGATCGTCAGTGCTGACCGCGCGGTCGCGGCCCAGATCGACGAACTCGTCGAGAGCCGCGGCGTCGACTCCGCCGTCGTCGTCATCGACGGCGCGGACGACGAGCAACTCGTCCCGATCGTCGAGAGTCGATTGCCCGTCGACTCCGTGGATCGCGTCGTCGTCAGACAGGCCCGCGACATCGAGTCGACGTATTACCTCCTGAAACAGTTCCTCGGCGACGAGGAACTCCGGCAGACGATCCTCGTCCCCCTGGGACTGACGCTGCTCGTGTTCCCGATCCTCTCCTCGATCTGGAGCGTCGCCGAGGGCGCCGCGGCGATCACGACCGTGATCGGACTCTTCCTCCTCTACAAGGGCTTCAACGTCGACGATCTGCTCACGGCGCTGACGATCAAGGCCAGGGAGTCCCTCTACGCGGGTCAGATCTCCGTCGTCACGTACGTCGTCGCGGGCGGACTGACCCTGGTGGGCCTCTTCGCCGGGGCGCTCGGCGTGTCGAGTCTCGGCGAGCCGTCCGGGCTGCTCGTCCGGGCCATGCAGTTCGCCTTCGAGGGCGTCCCCTGGATCGCCACGGCGGCGCTGGTCGCCAGCGCCGGTCGGCTCCTCGACGAACTGATCCGCGACGAACCGCTCAGGCGCTCGTTTCTCAACCTGCCGTTCGTGGTGGTCAGCGTCGGTCTCGTCGTCCGCGGGTTCTCCGCGTACTTCCTCCAGCAGCAGGACGTCATCGAGCCGCTGACGGTGCCGGGCTTTTCGATCGGCGTGCTCCAGCTATCGGACTTCGCACCGTCGCCGGGCGAACGCCTCGCGGCCTACGTCGTCGTCGCGTTCGTCCTGAGCATCGTCGGGGTCCAGCTGACCTCGTACCTGACGCCCCCGACGATCGACGATCCCGACATCCCCGAGCGAGCCGACTCCGACTGA
- a CDS encoding diphthine--ammonia ligase — MTRSRGSWISLFSGGKDSSYALYRALERGRSVGRLLTVHPEGDSYMYHVPATDLAELAAESIGIEAVAVHPGELDADRASDASAQGDRELEPLESALAALDDDLDGGIEGLIVGAVESDFQHRRISALCDRYGWECFAPLWNRPPRELAEEMLDAGFDIRVIQVAAGGLDRSWLGRRLDRAALADLEALSDSHGVHILGEGGEFETFVVDGPHMDRAISLEYTVEWEGTRGSIAVTDATLEATPES; from the coding sequence ATGACTCGTTCACGGGGTTCCTGGATCTCGCTCTTCTCCGGTGGCAAGGACTCCTCGTACGCCCTGTATCGGGCGCTCGAACGCGGACGTTCGGTCGGTCGCCTCCTCACGGTTCATCCCGAGGGCGATTCGTACATGTATCACGTGCCCGCGACCGACCTCGCCGAACTCGCCGCCGAGAGCATCGGCATCGAGGCGGTCGCCGTCCACCCCGGCGAACTGGACGCCGACCGTGCGTCCGACGCGTCGGCCCAGGGCGATCGCGAACTCGAACCGCTCGAATCGGCGCTCGCGGCACTCGACGACGATTTGGACGGCGGAATCGAGGGACTGATCGTCGGTGCCGTCGAGAGCGACTTTCAGCACCGCCGGATCTCGGCACTCTGTGATCGGTACGGGTGGGAGTGTTTCGCCCCGCTGTGGAACCGGCCGCCCCGGGAGCTGGCCGAGGAGATGCTCGACGCGGGCTTCGATATTCGGGTCATCCAGGTGGCCGCCGGCGGGCTCGATCGCTCCTGGCTCGGTCGCCGACTCGACCGGGCGGCACTCGCCGACCTCGAAGCTCTGTCGGACTCCCACGGCGTCCACATTCTCGGCGAGGGCGGCGAGTTCGAGACGTTCGTCGTCGACGGGCCGCACATGGACCGGGCGATTTCCCTCGAGTACACGGTCGAGTGGGAGGGGACGCGCGGTTCGATCGCGGTGACGGACGCGACGCTCGAAGCGACGCCGGAGTCGTAG
- a CDS encoding sugar phosphate nucleotidyltransferase translates to MEAIVLAGGYATRLWPITRHRPKMFLPIGETTVIDRIFEELEADDRIETVYVSTNERFAEEFEAHLVDSPYEKPQLSVEETTAEDEKFGVVGALEQLIDRERIDDDLLVIAGDNLISFAVSDFLDRFEEREAPTLAAYDVGSRERASEYGLVELEGDRVVDFQEKPDEPNSTLVSIACYAFPAETLPLFETYLDDGNNPDEPGWFVQWLRSRRATYAYTFDGAWFDIGTPESYLEAVSWYLDGDSLVAESATLDGATIGENVHVMADAELENATLDRAVVFPNVTLRNAEIRHSIIDEDTLLEDVSLAEALIGAHTQISTE, encoded by the coding sequence ATGGAGGCCATCGTCCTGGCCGGCGGGTACGCGACGCGATTGTGGCCGATCACGCGACATCGACCGAAGATGTTCCTCCCGATCGGCGAGACCACCGTCATCGACCGGATCTTCGAGGAACTCGAGGCCGACGACCGGATCGAGACGGTCTACGTGAGTACGAACGAACGCTTCGCGGAGGAATTCGAAGCGCACCTCGTCGACTCCCCCTACGAGAAACCGCAACTGTCCGTCGAGGAGACGACGGCCGAGGACGAGAAGTTCGGCGTCGTCGGCGCGCTCGAGCAGTTGATCGACCGCGAGCGGATCGACGACGATCTGCTCGTCATCGCGGGCGACAACCTGATCAGCTTCGCCGTCTCGGACTTTCTCGATCGCTTCGAGGAGCGGGAGGCGCCGACGCTCGCGGCCTACGACGTCGGCTCGCGCGAACGTGCCAGCGAGTACGGACTGGTCGAACTCGAGGGCGACCGCGTCGTCGACTTCCAGGAGAAACCCGACGAGCCGAACAGCACGCTCGTCTCGATCGCCTGCTACGCGTTCCCGGCGGAGACCCTGCCGCTCTTCGAGACCTACCTCGACGACGGCAACAACCCCGACGAACCGGGTTGGTTCGTCCAGTGGCTCCGGTCGCGCCGGGCCACTTACGCCTACACGTTCGACGGCGCCTGGTTCGACATCGGGACGCCCGAGAGCTACCTCGAGGCCGTCTCGTGGTACCTCGACGGCGACTCGCTCGTCGCCGAGAGCGCCACCCTCGACGGCGCAACGATCGGCGAGAACGTCCACGTCATGGCCGACGCCGAACTCGAGAACGCGACGCTCGACCGGGCCGTCGTCTTTCCGAACGTCACCCTCCGGAACGCGGAGATCCGTCACTCGATCATCGACGAGGACACGCTCCTGGAGGACGTGAGCCTCGCCGAGGCGCTCATCGGCGCCCACACGCAGATCTCGACCGAGTGA
- a CDS encoding FAD-binding and (Fe-S)-binding domain-containing protein — protein sequence MASDRAPADDPRATYDYASDAVERPALATDLSARVDGEVRMDRYTRSLYATDASAYEVTPVGVVFPRSTADVASVVGYCAEREIPVLPRGGGTSLAGQTVNRAVVLDFTRYMDEIRTIDPDDRTATVQPGTLLGTLDERLEPHGLTFAPDPAWGEKSAIGGAIGNNSTGAHSLRYGKTDAYIESCEVVLADGTVTRFGEVTLDELAERADPDGDLEARIYATVDRIIADEGDAIEAAYPDLKRNVSGYNLDRLIAEARGADLPGGESTGPAGTVNLARLLAGSEGTLAIVTEATVSLEPVPETKAVALLCYRDLHDAMADVAPILEHDPAAVEVLDDVLIDLARGTTEFGPVTEMLPEGTNATLLVEFYADGDADRRDAVERLLVDRVPGTGRAASGDEPPDTATESADDSRSGSAGDEPRSHRAIEAIEAYEPADRATLWKLRKSGLPILLSRTTDAKHISFIEDTAVPPSRLPEFVESFEEILETHGTYASFYAHAGPGVLHVRPLVNTKTVEGLDQLRGIADDVTDLVVELGGSVSGEHGDGRARTRWNRKLYGERVYDLFRELKEAFDPDWLLNPGQVVGYPPRDGAGSAIDRASAADTRRSEIDGASTTDGPDPSSGAGETAGDEVETAGEGPSAPPERAGEVSLDEHLRFDPSYSFDPGFEPTLDWPNDNGMQGMIELCHGCGGCRGEQSTTGGVMCPTFRASDEEITSTRGRANALRRAMNGEMPGDVLEDEFVEEVLDLCIGCKGCAVDCPSEVDMAKLKAEVTHQYNRRHGASIRDRLFADVERLAAWGSRLAPLSNLAQRVPGGRWLLERTIGIDASRPLPTFHRETFVDWFEARAAERPDGPEPTVDDGIGADDRPTRTALVLPDTFTNYANPEAGKAAVEVLEAAGVRVGVPTELGDTGRPAFSKGLLDRARERARETVETLEPYVADGWDVVVIEPSDAVMLQSDYRDLLPGAATDAVANATYGICEYVDRFDLDESIAYDAGGEQSLIYHGHCHQKASKRDHHAVAVLRRAGFAVDPLDSGCCGMAGSFGYEAEHASMSDAIAAILFEQVAESGGDRVVAPGASCRTQLETRPGDTDDPPTPIEVIAESMADSARRADVSRGEHER from the coding sequence ATGGCGAGCGACCGAGCGCCGGCCGACGATCCGCGGGCCACCTACGACTACGCGAGCGACGCGGTCGAGCGGCCGGCGCTGGCGACGGACCTGTCGGCGCGCGTCGACGGCGAGGTGCGGATGGATCGATACACGCGCTCGCTCTACGCGACCGACGCGAGCGCCTACGAGGTGACGCCGGTCGGCGTCGTCTTCCCCCGGTCGACGGCCGACGTGGCCAGCGTCGTGGGTTACTGCGCCGAGCGGGAGATACCGGTGTTACCCCGCGGCGGCGGGACGAGCCTCGCCGGACAGACGGTCAATCGCGCGGTCGTCCTCGACTTCACGCGGTACATGGACGAGATCCGGACGATCGACCCCGACGACCGGACGGCGACCGTCCAGCCGGGAACGCTCCTCGGAACGCTCGACGAACGACTCGAGCCCCACGGGCTCACGTTCGCCCCGGATCCGGCCTGGGGCGAGAAGAGCGCGATCGGCGGTGCGATCGGGAACAACTCGACTGGCGCGCACTCGCTCCGGTACGGCAAGACCGACGCCTACATCGAATCGTGCGAGGTCGTCCTCGCGGACGGCACCGTCACGCGATTCGGCGAGGTCACGCTCGACGAACTGGCCGAACGCGCCGATCCGGACGGCGACCTCGAAGCGCGGATCTACGCGACGGTCGACCGCATCATCGCCGATGAGGGCGACGCGATCGAAGCGGCGTATCCCGATCTCAAGCGAAACGTCTCCGGATACAATCTCGATCGGCTGATCGCCGAGGCCCGCGGGGCGGACCTGCCTGGCGGAGAGTCGACCGGTCCCGCGGGGACGGTCAACCTCGCGCGGTTGCTGGCGGGGAGCGAGGGGACCCTGGCCATCGTGACCGAGGCGACGGTCTCCCTCGAGCCCGTCCCTGAGACCAAGGCCGTCGCGCTGCTCTGTTATCGCGACCTCCACGACGCGATGGCCGACGTGGCGCCGATCCTCGAGCACGACCCGGCCGCCGTCGAGGTGCTCGACGACGTCCTCATCGACCTCGCGCGCGGGACCACCGAGTTCGGGCCCGTGACGGAGATGCTTCCCGAGGGGACGAACGCGACGCTGCTGGTCGAGTTCTACGCCGACGGCGACGCGGATCGGCGCGACGCCGTCGAGCGGTTGCTCGTGGATCGAGTTCCGGGGACCGGCCGTGCCGCGAGCGGCGATGAGCCCCCAGACACGGCCACCGAATCCGCCGACGACTCCAGATCCGGGTCGGCGGGTGACGAGCCGCGCTCACACCGCGCGATCGAGGCGATCGAAGCCTACGAGCCGGCCGACCGCGCGACCCTGTGGAAGCTGCGCAAGTCCGGCCTCCCCATCTTGCTCTCGCGGACGACCGACGCGAAGCACATCTCGTTCATCGAGGACACCGCAGTTCCTCCGTCTCGCCTGCCCGAGTTCGTCGAGTCGTTCGAGGAGATCCTCGAAACCCACGGGACGTACGCGTCGTTCTACGCCCACGCGGGTCCGGGCGTCTTACACGTCAGACCGCTCGTCAACACGAAGACCGTCGAGGGGCTCGACCAGCTCCGCGGAATCGCCGACGACGTCACGGACCTCGTCGTGGAGCTCGGGGGCTCGGTCTCGGGCGAACACGGCGACGGCCGGGCGCGGACCCGGTGGAACCGCAAACTCTACGGCGAGCGCGTCTACGATCTCTTCCGCGAGTTGAAGGAGGCGTTCGACCCCGACTGGCTCCTGAATCCGGGACAGGTGGTCGGCTACCCGCCACGCGACGGCGCGGGTTCGGCGATCGACCGCGCCTCGGCGGCCGACACGCGTAGGTCGGAAATCGACGGCGCGTCGACGACCGACGGCCCCGATCCGTCGTCCGGCGCAGGCGAAACGGCCGGAGACGAAGTCGAAACGGCAGGCGAGGGTCCATCCGCGCCGCCCGAGCGCGCCGGAGAGGTTTCGCTCGACGAGCACCTCCGGTTCGATCCGTCGTACTCGTTCGATCCCGGGTTCGAACCGACGCTCGACTGGCCGAACGACAACGGCATGCAGGGGATGATCGAACTCTGTCACGGCTGTGGCGGCTGCCGCGGGGAGCAGTCGACGACCGGCGGCGTGATGTGTCCGACGTTCCGGGCGAGCGACGAGGAGATCACGAGCACGCGCGGGCGCGCGAACGCGCTCCGACGGGCGATGAACGGCGAGATGCCGGGGGACGTGCTCGAAGACGAATTCGTCGAAGAGGTCCTCGACCTCTGTATCGGCTGTAAGGGCTGTGCGGTCGACTGCCCGAGCGAGGTCGACATGGCGAAGCTCAAGGCTGAGGTGACCCACCAGTACAACCGGCGACACGGGGCCTCGATTCGCGACCGACTCTTCGCCGACGTCGAGCGCCTCGCCGCGTGGGGGAGCCGACTCGCGCCGCTCTCGAACCTCGCCCAGCGCGTCCCCGGGGGCCGCTGGCTCCTCGAACGCACGATCGGGATCGACGCCAGTCGGCCGTTACCGACGTTTCACCGCGAGACGTTCGTCGACTGGTTCGAGGCGCGCGCGGCCGAGCGACCCGACGGGCCGGAACCAACGGTCGACGACGGGATCGGTGCGGACGACCGGCCGACGCGAACGGCGCTCGTCCTCCCGGACACGTTCACCAATTATGCCAATCCGGAGGCGGGGAAAGCCGCCGTGGAGGTGCTCGAAGCCGCCGGGGTTCGCGTCGGCGTCCCGACCGAACTGGGAGACACCGGGCGACCTGCGTTCTCGAAGGGGCTGCTCGATCGGGCGCGCGAACGCGCACGGGAGACGGTCGAGACGCTCGAACCGTACGTCGCCGACGGCTGGGACGTCGTCGTCATCGAACCGTCCGACGCGGTCATGCTGCAGTCGGACTACCGGGACCTGCTCCCGGGGGCGGCGACCGACGCGGTCGCGAACGCGACCTACGGGATCTGCGAGTACGTCGACCGGTTCGACCTCGACGAATCGATCGCGTACGACGCAGGGGGCGAGCAGTCGCTGATCTATCACGGACACTGCCACCAGAAGGCGTCGAAGCGAGACCACCACGCGGTCGCGGTCCTGCGACGCGCCGGCTTCGCGGTGGATCCGCTGGATTCGGGCTGTTGCGGCATGGCCGGCAGTTTCGGCTACGAGGCCGAACACGCCTCGATGAGCGACGCAATCGCCGCGATCCTCTTCGAGCAGGTCGCGGAAAGCGGGGGTGATCGCGTCGTTGCGCCCGGGGCGTCGTGTCGGACGCAACTGGAGACGCGTCCGGGCGACACCGACGACCCGCCGACGCCGATCGAGGTGATCGCGGAGTCGATGGCAGACTCCGCGCGTCGAGCCGACGTCTCGCGCGGCGAACACGAAAGGTAA
- a CDS encoding bactofilin family protein, translated as MRRSWIGVLCFLVAGLALSGATAAAAPADGSGLVSTSGFGGSIVVEEGETVSSVEGVAGGIVVDGTVEGDVSGLAGDVRIRGTVDGDVSVATGNLYIDGTVTGDVSAGAGSIRLAEGGEIRGSIDAGAGTVRIDGTIGGDATIGAETITLGESASIDGDLTYDGTLAGNTDAVEGSITHDSTLGMGLVGDVQPLASWLFAIYAFVLNLVLGAVLLAVAPRFTAGVAGRARRRPLRTGAVGFGVLIAVPVVLVAVALTVVGIPLSLIGALLFALVVWIGLVLGRFALGVWVLSLVDVERPWLALLLGLAIGAFLSLVPWLGGVIDFVLLLLGLGGLAIGLYTSRRRSGPPAASPRDSTPAS; from the coding sequence ATGCGTCGCAGCTGGATCGGAGTGCTCTGTTTCCTCGTCGCGGGACTCGCCCTCTCGGGCGCCACGGCGGCCGCCGCGCCGGCCGACGGAAGCGGCCTCGTCTCGACGAGCGGGTTCGGCGGGTCGATCGTGGTCGAGGAGGGAGAGACCGTCTCGAGCGTCGAGGGCGTCGCCGGCGGGATCGTCGTGGACGGGACCGTCGAGGGGGACGTCTCCGGACTGGCCGGTGACGTTCGAATTCGGGGGACCGTCGACGGCGACGTCTCGGTCGCCACCGGAAATCTGTACATCGACGGGACGGTGACGGGCGACGTCTCGGCGGGTGCGGGATCGATCCGCCTGGCCGAGGGTGGTGAAATACGGGGTTCGATCGACGCCGGGGCCGGCACCGTCCGAATCGACGGCACGATCGGCGGTGACGCGACGATCGGCGCGGAGACGATAACCCTCGGCGAATCCGCCTCGATCGACGGCGACCTGACCTACGACGGCACGCTCGCGGGGAACACGGACGCGGTCGAGGGGTCGATCACCCACGATTCGACACTCGGCATGGGGCTCGTCGGCGACGTCCAGCCGCTCGCCTCCTGGCTGTTCGCCATCTACGCGTTCGTCCTGAACCTGGTTCTCGGAGCGGTCCTGTTGGCCGTCGCGCCGCGGTTTACGGCCGGCGTCGCGGGTCGCGCCCGGCGACGCCCGCTCCGAACCGGCGCGGTCGGGTTCGGCGTCCTCATCGCCGTCCCGGTCGTCCTCGTCGCCGTCGCGCTCACCGTGGTGGGGATCCCGCTCTCGCTGATCGGCGCGCTGCTCTTCGCGCTCGTCGTCTGGATCGGACTCGTCCTCGGGCGGTTCGCCCTCGGCGTGTGGGTGCTGTCGCTGGTCGACGTCGAGCGACCCTGGCTCGCCCTGCTCCTCGGCCTCGCGATCGGCGCGTTCCTTTCCCTGGTGCCGTGGCTCGGCGGCGTGATCGACTTCGTGCTCCTGCTGCTCGGCCTCGGCGGCCTGGCCATCGGCCTCTATACGTCCCGACGTCGATCCGGGCCGCCCGCCGCGAGTCCGCGCGATTCGACCCCGGCGTCCTGA